A genomic window from Anthocerotibacter panamensis C109 includes:
- a CDS encoding integron integrase produces the protein MNKFPEVDPRFDQVLAAQQIPPASWANYRKWVRFYLDFCDKYGHPPSDLESVPSFIAKLATKGQTVKQQAEAQQAVEYYASLLLPLPPKPVAAGRVSKLPLPPVTIASPISPSVAEVKTPAWQEVAARLQEQIMLRHYSPRTLEAYSVWIWKCCRFLEHKPPESVTTADVQRFLADLAVRQQVSAAAQNQAFNALLFLFRHVFNRDLGDLRNTPRAKQRKAIPTVLSRAEVTALMSELQPPYKLVGMILYGCGLRLSEAISLRLHNFNFDTGMLSVQFGKGDRSRTVPLPESIQGEILAQVERVKLLHQEDLAKGYAGVFLPGGFEKKAKGAARELVWQWFFPAPNLTRVEQTGELRRYHVQDSDIQRAVKAAALIAGIPKRVSPHTLRHSFATHLLQANYDIRQIQQMLGHSDVRTTMIYTHTIKSDYKPLKSPLDLDK, from the coding sequence ATGAACAAATTCCCAGAGGTTGACCCCAGGTTTGATCAAGTGCTGGCAGCGCAACAGATCCCACCTGCGTCCTGGGCCAACTATCGCAAATGGGTGCGCTTCTACCTGGATTTCTGCGACAAGTACGGGCATCCACCCAGCGACCTTGAAAGTGTGCCGTCCTTTATCGCGAAGCTGGCGACCAAGGGCCAGACCGTAAAACAGCAAGCTGAAGCTCAACAGGCGGTGGAGTATTATGCGAGTCTACTCTTGCCCTTGCCGCCCAAGCCCGTTGCCGCAGGCCGCGTAAGCAAATTGCCCCTTCCGCCTGTCACTATTGCTTCACCCATAAGCCCAAGCGTGGCAGAGGTGAAGACCCCTGCTTGGCAGGAAGTCGCGGCTCGGCTCCAAGAACAAATCATGCTGCGCCACTATTCACCCAGGACCCTGGAAGCCTACTCCGTTTGGATCTGGAAATGCTGCCGGTTCCTGGAGCATAAACCTCCAGAATCCGTCACAACCGCCGATGTCCAACGGTTTCTTGCGGACTTGGCGGTTCGGCAACAAGTCTCCGCCGCCGCCCAGAATCAGGCTTTTAACGCGCTGTTGTTTTTATTCCGGCATGTGTTCAACCGGGACTTAGGCGACCTAAGAAATACTCCACGAGCCAAACAGCGCAAAGCTATACCGACCGTACTTTCGCGCGCAGAGGTCACAGCGCTCATGTCTGAGCTGCAACCGCCCTACAAGCTGGTGGGGATGATCCTCTATGGCTGTGGGTTGCGGCTCTCTGAGGCCATCTCACTCCGGTTACATAATTTCAATTTTGATACGGGGATGCTCTCAGTACAATTTGGCAAGGGGGATAGATCCCGGACTGTGCCCTTACCTGAGAGTATCCAGGGTGAAATTTTAGCTCAAGTCGAGCGGGTGAAACTGCTCCATCAGGAAGACTTAGCCAAAGGCTATGCGGGAGTGTTCCTGCCAGGAGGGTTTGAGAAGAAAGCCAAAGGCGCGGCGCGTGAGCTGGTATGGCAATGGTTCTTCCCAGCCCCGAACCTGACCCGGGTTGAGCAGACGGGTGAGCTACGTCGGTATCATGTGCAGGATTCTGATATCCAACGAGCGGTAAAAGCCGCAGCATTAATCGCAGGTATCCCTAAACGGGTCTCCCCCCACACCTTGCGCCACAGTTTTGCCACTCACTTATTACAAGCCAATTACGATATCCGGCAGATCCAGCAGATGCTGGGTCATAGTGATGTACGCACCACGATGATTTATACCCACACCATCAAATCTGACTACAAACCCTTAAAGAGTCCACTAGATCTGGATAAGTAA